The segment GTATGGAGCATTTAGACCATGTACGTGAAGTATTAATGTATGAGCCAAGAGGACATTTTGATATGTATGGCTGTATTATTACGCCACCTGCAACACCAGGAGCAGATTTAGGTGTATTATTTATGCACAATGAGGGCTGGAGTACAATGTGTGGTCATGGTGTGATTGCAGTTGTCACAATGGCAATTGAAACAGGGATGATTGAGGTCGAAGAAGATAATCAGAAATTTATTATTGATTGCCCATGTGGTCCAGTAACAGCCTATGCAAAATGTAATGGCAATGAAGTAGAGTCAGTATCATTTGAAAATGTACCTTCATTTGTGTATCAAAAAAATGTGCCAGTGCAGATTGATGACTATGTTTTCAATGTAGATATTTCATATGGTGGTGCTTTCTATGCTGTTGCCAATACAAAGGACATAGGCTTAAACGTAAATAGCAAAGACCTTTGGGATTTAAAAGTATGGGGCGACAAAATTAAGCATTATATTGAAGCACAAATGGAAGTTAAACATCCAGTGGAAGATATTTCAGGGATTTACGGTGTTATTTTCTCTGATGAGCCAAATCATCCTACTGCAACTTTACGTAATGTTGTT is part of the Lysinibacillus sp. FSL K6-0232 genome and harbors:
- a CDS encoding proline racemase family protein; its protein translation is MKFKKMFTTIDLHVSGEPLRIITGGLPEIKGATQLERRAYCMEHLDHVREVLMYEPRGHFDMYGCIITPPATPGADLGVLFMHNEGWSTMCGHGVIAVVTMAIETGMIEVEEDNQKFIIDCPCGPVTAYAKCNGNEVESVSFENVPSFVYQKNVPVQIDDYVFNVDISYGGAFYAVANTKDIGLNVNSKDLWDLKVWGDKIKHYIEAQMEVKHPVEDISGIYGVIFSDEPNHPTATLRNVVIFADRQVDRSPCGSGTAARVATLYEHGRLAEGGSFVHESITDGQFIGEVASLTQVGSYQAVIPKVTGDAYITGFHQFVVDPKDSLSRGFLFK